In Leguminivora glycinivorella isolate SPB_JAAS2020 chromosome 11, LegGlyc_1.1, whole genome shotgun sequence, a single window of DNA contains:
- the LOC125231151 gene encoding uncharacterized protein LOC125231151 isoform X1 produces MGKYRTLRYYMRRLKIKDEVHILKNCSLVIEGDSFFRQQYKESGFNFILGGEFDRYAEYLRNILKIFIKSNITCYVVLTGAMDIDLEMRKLIHQNIIDDRYNIVPGDEKFNEPIFAKGVHREVLEELGISYCVTEYNARQTLLDLSREFNCPVLTHNFEQCLLGITCINPSTIMYDEAKNQISCLKQTPDTFRNHIRMYEDLKPVFLTILDENLPLYDKIPEIIGSNPKWPVAPLLYWIRKQERESLESVIDKLDMLLISEVQKQMVQESIDELTNLIFHRRESHALSYLKGERKTVTLDNKREWFINGILTDKIPNVYINLKNKAAFSGSWVLFDENKRDALLPMLDIVMYAYSLLWDKPQSLTFIGRKGRYVDVTIIPPKYSRTSKEEGKKEGNFEKFIEDTLPGFDWSLLRNVPEDSWLLIISLMYYISKANGDFTKEAYSIILSYVMLGPVSAKVGLLRNEKMKSLSWESGDDDAGVCAYKDCLEAAKAMMEYFDEGDIKNTFDRGTLHDLAEFQHCLQHVNFLNKLCGSLECTKYHKTYNGTFVFNVLLQLRKLDDAMLFIEPKLETSPSVLSFYKSIKEVFDNLLSATNLK; encoded by the coding sequence ATGGGAAAGTACCGAACTCTCAGATATTACATGCGAAGGCTCAAAATCAAGGATGAAGTTCATATTCTCAAAAACTGTTCTCTTGTCATTGAAGGAGATAGTTTCTTCAGGCAACAATACAAAGAGAGTGGATTCAATTTCATCCTTGGAGGCGAATTTGACAGGTATGCTGagtatttaagaaacatacTAAAGATCTTCATTAAAAGCAATATAACTTGTTATGTGGTATTAACCGGGGCTATGGATATAGACTTAGAAATGAGAAAGCTGATTCATCAAAATATCATAGATGACAGGTATAACATTGTACCCGGTGATGAAAAGTTTAATGAACCAATTTTTGCAAAAGGTGTGCATAGGGAGGTGCTTGAAGAACTAGGAATAAGTTACTGTGTGACTGAGTACAACGCACGCCAAACTCTCCTAGACCTATCCAGAGAGTTCAACTGCCCTGTCCTGACCCACAACTTTGAACAGTGTCTTCTTGGTATAACTTGCATTAATCCAAGCACAATAATGTATGATGAAGCAAAAAACCAAATATCATGCCTAAAACAAACCCCAGATACTTTTAGAAATCATATTAGAATGTATGAGGATTTGAAGCCAGTATTCTTGACAATTTTAGATGAGAATTTACCGCTTTACGATAAGATTCCTGAAATAATAGGGTCAAATCCAAAATGGCCTGTTGCACCATTGTTATACTGGATCAGAAAACAAGAGAGAGAGTCCTTAGAAAGTGTGATTGACAAATTAGACATGCTGTTAATTTCAGAGGTACAGAAACAAATGGTTCAAGAGTCAATTGATGAACTTACAAATCTAATTTTTCATAGAAGAGAGTCCCATGCTTTGAGCTATTTAAAGGGAGAACGGAAAACTGTAACTTTGGACAATAAGAGAGAGTGGTTCATAAATGGTATACTGACTGACAAAATTCCAAATGtttacataaatttaaaaaataaggcAGCTTTTTCGGGCTCATGGGTACTTTTTGATGAAAACAAACGGGATGCACTTCTGCCTATGTTGGATATTGTTATGTATGCCTACAGTCTTTTGTGGGATAAACCACAAAGTTTAACTTTCATTGGTCGCAAGGGACGCTATGTGGATGTAACTATTATACCGCCAAAATATTCAAGGACCTCAAAGGAAGAGGGGAAAAAAGAAGGGAATTTTGAGAAGTTCATTGAAGACACGCTGCCAGGTTTTGATTGGTCTTTGCTAAGGAATGTTCCTGAAGATAGTTGGCTGCTCATAATTAGTCTGATGTACTACATTTCGAAGGCCAATGGGGATTTCACCAAAGAGGCTTACAGTATTATTCTGTCATATGTCATGCTTGGGCCCGTGTCAGCGAAAGTTGGGTTGCTTAGGAATGAAAAGATGAAGTCTCTCAGTTGGGAATCAGGAGATGACGACGCTGGAGTCTGCGCTTACAAAGACTGCTTGGAGGCGGCAAAGGCTATGATGGAATACTTTGATGAAGGAGATATCAAGAATACCTTTGATCGAGGCACTCTTCACGATTTGGCAGAGTTCCAGCATTGCTTGCAGCATGTGAACTTTTTGAACAAGTTGTGCGGAAGTTTAGAATGCACGAAATACCACAAGACGTATAATGGTACCTTCGTGTTCAATGTTCTTCTGCAACTGAGGAAACTCGATGACGCAATGCTGTTTATTGAACCTAAGCTTGAGACTAGCCCTTCAGTGCTATCTTTTTACAAAAGCATTAAAGAAGTCTTTGATAATCTTTTGTCTGCAACGAACCTAAAATAA
- the LOC125231151 gene encoding uncharacterized protein LOC125231151 isoform X2 yields MKFIFSKTVLLSLKEIVSSGNNTKRVDSISSLEANLTDENLPLYDKIPEIIGSNPKWPVAPLLYWIRKQERESLESVIDKLDMLLISEVQKQMVQESIDELTNLIFHRRESHALSYLKGERKTVTLDNKREWFINGILTDKIPNVYINLKNKAAFSGSWVLFDENKRDALLPMLDIVMYAYSLLWDKPQSLTFIGRKGRYVDVTIIPPKYSRTSKEEGKKEGNFEKFIEDTLPGFDWSLLRNVPEDSWLLIISLMYYISKANGDFTKEAYSIILSYVMLGPVSAKVGLLRNEKMKSLSWESGDDDAGVCAYKDCLEAAKAMMEYFDEGDIKNTFDRGTLHDLAEFQHCLQHVNFLNKLCGSLECTKYHKTYNGTFVFNVLLQLRKLDDAMLFIEPKLETSPSVLSFYKSIKEVFDNLLSATNLK; encoded by the exons ATGAAGTTCATATTCTCAAAAACTGTTCTCTTGTCATTGAAGGAGATAGTTTCTTCAGGCAACAATACAAAGAGAGTGGATTCAATTTCATCCTTGGAGGCGAATTTGACAG ATGAGAATTTACCGCTTTACGATAAGATTCCTGAAATAATAGGGTCAAATCCAAAATGGCCTGTTGCACCATTGTTATACTGGATCAGAAAACAAGAGAGAGAGTCCTTAGAAAGTGTGATTGACAAATTAGACATGCTGTTAATTTCAGAGGTACAGAAACAAATGGTTCAAGAGTCAATTGATGAACTTACAAATCTAATTTTTCATAGAAGAGAGTCCCATGCTTTGAGCTATTTAAAGGGAGAACGGAAAACTGTAACTTTGGACAATAAGAGAGAGTGGTTCATAAATGGTATACTGACTGACAAAATTCCAAATGtttacataaatttaaaaaataaggcAGCTTTTTCGGGCTCATGGGTACTTTTTGATGAAAACAAACGGGATGCACTTCTGCCTATGTTGGATATTGTTATGTATGCCTACAGTCTTTTGTGGGATAAACCACAAAGTTTAACTTTCATTGGTCGCAAGGGACGCTATGTGGATGTAACTATTATACCGCCAAAATATTCAAGGACCTCAAAGGAAGAGGGGAAAAAAGAAGGGAATTTTGAGAAGTTCATTGAAGACACGCTGCCAGGTTTTGATTGGTCTTTGCTAAGGAATGTTCCTGAAGATAGTTGGCTGCTCATAATTAGTCTGATGTACTACATTTCGAAGGCCAATGGGGATTTCACCAAAGAGGCTTACAGTATTATTCTGTCATATGTCATGCTTGGGCCCGTGTCAGCGAAAGTTGGGTTGCTTAGGAATGAAAAGATGAAGTCTCTCAGTTGGGAATCAGGAGATGACGACGCTGGAGTCTGCGCTTACAAAGACTGCTTGGAGGCGGCAAAGGCTATGATGGAATACTTTGATGAAGGAGATATCAAGAATACCTTTGATCGAGGCACTCTTCACGATTTGGCAGAGTTCCAGCATTGCTTGCAGCATGTGAACTTTTTGAACAAGTTGTGCGGAAGTTTAGAATGCACGAAATACCACAAGACGTATAATGGTACCTTCGTGTTCAATGTTCTTCTGCAACTGAGGAAACTCGATGACGCAATGCTGTTTATTGAACCTAAGCTTGAGACTAGCCCTTCAGTGCTATCTTTTTACAAAAGCATTAAAGAAGTCTTTGATAATCTTTTGTCTGCAACGAACCTAAAATAA